Genomic window (Roseimicrobium gellanilyticum):
GGGTATGTGATATGAAGGGACGGCTTTCCTTCTACGTTTCGCCCACCACCGTGTCCGAAGTCTCAGCTCTCTTCCCCCAGTTTCCTGCTCAGGTAGTGGGCCAGCAATAAGCCCCTGCAAGCACAGCGCTTGCACCCGGCGGGTCGCTCGCTTAGCTGGCGGACCCATGTCCCAGTCTGCTTCCGCTTCCTTTGATCTCCTCGCCCTTGGTGAAGTCCTGCTGCGCCTTGATCCAGGCGAGTCGAGGGTGCGCACGTCGCGCCAGTTCACGGCTTGGGAAGGCGGCGGCGAGTACAATGTGGCGCGCGGATTGCGGCGCTGCTTTGGCCTCCGCACGGGGGTGCTGACGGCGTTTGCAGACAATGAAATCGGCCGTCTGCTGGAGGACCTCATCCTGCAGGGCGGTGTGGACACCACCCATGTGAAGTGGGTGGCGTATGACGGCATCGGACGGAAGGTGCGCAATCCCATCAACTTCACGGAGCGCGGCTTCGGCATTCGCGGAGCCAAGGGATGCGTGGACCGCGGTCACAGCGCGGCATCGCAGCTCAAGCCCGGCGACTATGACTGGGATGCCCTTTTCGCAAACTCCGGCTGCAAATGGCTGCACACGGGCGGCATCTTCGCCGGACTCTCGGACACGACCGCGCAGCTCACCATCGAAGCCTGCCAGGCAGCGAAACGCCACGGAGTGACGGTCAGCTATGACCTGAACTACCGTCCCTCCCTCTGGCAGGACAAAGGTGGCTTCCCCGCGGCGCAGGCACTGAACCACAAACTGGCGCCGTACATCGACGTCATTTTCGGCGTGCTCACGGACAACGAACCTGCGGCCATCAGCGGCAATGACGATCCACAGGACATCTTCGCCGCGCAGTCAGCCGCGCTGATGGAAGGCATCAAGCAGATGCGTGAGCGCTATCCCAATATCAAGGTAGCTGCTGCCACCCTGCGCCGGGTGCACACGGCCTCACGCAACGACTGGGGCTCGCTCGCGTGGATGGGCAATGCGTTCTACCGCTCGAGGGACTATGCGAACCTCGACATCTACGACCGCATCGGTGGTGGCGATGGTTTTGTGGCAGGACTCATCTACGGCATGCTGCAGGGCAAGGAGCACCAGCTCACGCTCGACATTGCCGCGGCGCACGGGGCGCTGGCGATGTCCACGCCGGGGGATACCAGCATGGCGACGCTGCCAGAGGTGCTGAAGCTGGCGCAGGGCGGGGATGCGAAGGTGCAGCGGTAATCTGCCCATCGGGGTCACGGTCGGCGAATCTTACGGCGCGCCAAACGAACTATCGTTTGCTTTCCCAAAGGCTCGGACATGGCTGTCGAAATGGCTATGAGTGAGCTGGATATGTGGCGTGTGTTTGACGACTGTTAAACCAAACGACATGGCGATTGCGCCGTTCTGGAACAAAAAGGAGCCGCGCGATTTCAAGACGGGTTTGCTCAGGGCGGTAGAATTCCTGGCTGCACTTTCATGCGAGGGTGGCGGCGTGTCCGCGTTTCTTTTCCTCCTCCGCTATGTCGCTTTTCCTTCCTTTGCGTTTCCGTGCTCCCGTCCTCACGCTGATTCTCGCCGTTGCGGCCTCGGCACAGTCGGGCACTCCGGATATTTACCGCCGGGAGAATCTGGCGGCGTGGTGCATTGTGCCGTTTGATGCGAAGCAACGCGGGCCGGAGGAACGGGCGGCGATGCTGGAGAAGCTGGGACTGCGACAGTTCATCTACGACTACCGCAAGGAGCACATCCCGACGTTTGATGCGGAGATGGAGGCGTTGAAGAAGCATGGGATCACGCTCACGGGATGGTGGTTTCCCACCTCGATGAACGACGATGCGAAGTTGATCCTGGAGGTGCTCAAGCGGCACGGCATGACGAAGTGTGACCTGTGGGTCACGGGTGGTGGTGCGGCGACGA
Coding sequences:
- a CDS encoding sugar kinase, which gives rise to MSQSASASFDLLALGEVLLRLDPGESRVRTSRQFTAWEGGGEYNVARGLRRCFGLRTGVLTAFADNEIGRLLEDLILQGGVDTTHVKWVAYDGIGRKVRNPINFTERGFGIRGAKGCVDRGHSAASQLKPGDYDWDALFANSGCKWLHTGGIFAGLSDTTAQLTIEACQAAKRHGVTVSYDLNYRPSLWQDKGGFPAAQALNHKLAPYIDVIFGVLTDNEPAAISGNDDPQDIFAAQSAALMEGIKQMRERYPNIKVAAATLRRVHTASRNDWGSLAWMGNAFYRSRDYANLDIYDRIGGGDGFVAGLIYGMLQGKEHQLTLDIAAAHGALAMSTPGDTSMATLPEVLKLAQGGDAKVQR